One part of the Glycine max cultivar Williams 82 chromosome 14, Glycine_max_v4.0, whole genome shotgun sequence genome encodes these proteins:
- the LOC100783923 gene encoding uncharacterized protein codes for MTRIRRIIVAPKPPMRHKNPKGKAKAGVEESFKASPILDEEVPARRFAKEEDDFNKKRISSEEAIEFLRIIQQSEFKVIEQLNKTPARISLLGLLMNSEPHRALLVKILNETHVAQDISVEGFRGIINNITANNYLTFADEEIPVEGREHNRALHVSVKCLDHIVAKVLIDNSSSLNVMPNATLGKLPFNASHLRPSSMVVRAFDGSRRDVRGEIDLPIQIGRHICQITFQVMDINPTYSCLLGRPWIHLVGVIPSTLHQKLKFVVEGQLIIVLGEEDILVSCPSSTSYVEAMKESLKTSFQALDVVSNAYVESPLVQPRSSGAALMVAQVMLGHRYEPGMGLGKNKDCVASLVEFTGNHGRFRLGYEPTGADVRRSALERRGRSMGQPQGLQVKGVPLCHINESFVSAGWMCEGQVTMIHEETPQEQPNRVQPCPPEFELGNWRIVKQPGISVVSLM; via the coding sequence ATGACCCGTATCAGGCGGATCATTGTGGCACCCAAGCCACCGATGCGGCACAAGAACCCGAAGGGAAAGGCGAAGGCGGGCGTGGAAGAGAGCTTCAAGGCGAGCCCGATTCTAGATGAAGAAGTCCCAGCCAGaaggtttgccaaggaagaagACGACTTTAACAAAAAAAGGATATCTAGTGAAGAAGCAATCGAGTTCCTACGAATCATCCAgcaaagcgagttcaaggtaATTGAACAACTCAATAAAACCCCAGCTAGGATCTCCCTGTTGGGACTACTCATgaactctgagcctcatcgggcgcTATTGGTCAAGATTCTAAATGAAACCCACGTAGCCCAAGACATATCTGTGGAAGGTTTCAGGGGCATAATCAACAATATCACGGCCAATAATTACCTCACGTTCGCCGATGAAGAGATACCCGTGGAGGGCCGGGAGCACAACAGAGCCTTGCATGTATCTGTCAAATGTTTGGACCACATTGTGGCCAAAGTGCTTATTGACAACAGCTCTTCACTTAATGTCATGCCCAATGCCACTTTGGGCAAGTTACCTTTTAATGCATCACACCTAAGGCCAAGCTCCATGGTGGTGCGGGCTTTCGATGGCAGCCGCCGGGACGTAAGaggggagatcgatctcccgaTTCAAATTGGACGCCACATATGCCAAATTactttccaagtgatggacataaaccCTACCTATAGCTGCTTACTAGGCCGACCATGGATTCATTTAGTGGGGGTGATCCCTTCAACGCtacaccaaaagctgaaatttgtGGTGGAAGGGCAGTTAATCATAGTCTTGGGAGAAGAAGACATTCTTGTGAGTTGTCCTTCTTCTACGTCTTATGTGGAAGCCATGAAGGAGTCCTTGAAAACATCCTTTCAAGCATTGGATGTGGTAAGCAATGCTTACGTTGAGTCTCCCCTAGTACAACCGCGCTCATCTGGGGCAGCATTGATGGTGGCTCAGGTGATGTTAGGACATAGatacgagcccggaatgggtttagggaAGAACAAGGATTGCGTGGCAAGTTTGGTAGAGTTCACAGGGAACCATGGAAGGTTCAGACTGGGATATGAGCCAACAGGCGCTGACGTGAGGAGGAGTGCCCTAGAAAGGAGGGGAAGAAGCATGGGCCAGCCGCAAGGGTTGCAAGTGAAAGGGGTTCCCTTGTGTCACATCAACGAAAGCTTTGTTAGCGCGGGTTGGATGTGCGAAGGACAAGTCACCATGATACATGAAGAAACCCCTCAAGAGCAACCAAATCGGGTGCAACCGTGCCCTCCGGAGTTCGAATTGGGGAACTGGCGAATAGTCAAACAACCCGGAATTTCCGTGGTGAGCTTAATGTAA